The Naumannella cuiyingiana DNA window CCGGCCAGCCCGCCCGCGCGCGGCGGGGTCTTGAACCAGCCGTGTCGGTGTACCTCACTGGTGATCACCGAATCCAGCGCCTGGCTCGGCCGATGCAGGGCGGCGGTGCGGCCCAGGTCGATGACATCGCCCACCCGCAGACCGGGGAACAGCGCGGGCAGGAAGGCGCGGTCCTCGGGGGTGGCCATCTTCGCCGGATCGACCAACTCGACGTCGTACTCGCGGGGGCCGGCAGCCCGGATGCGCACCGCCCCACGCACCGCCAGGTCGACCAGCGTGGCCGCGGTCTCCTCGCCGGTGATCTTGCCGTCGATGACATAACCGCCCTCGCCGACCGGGATCTTGGGCGGGGCGAAGGCGACCGGGATCTGGATCTTCGGATCTGTCGGGGCGACGGCGGCCGCGGCGCCGCCGGTGGGCACGGTGCCCGGAGGCAGCCCGACGAACCGCTCGTCGCGCCCGTTGCGGCGCCACCAGGCGCGACCGATCAGCGGCGAGCCGACGGCCACGACGGCGAAGGCCGCCCCGATCGCGCCGAGCCCGGTGAGCTGGCTCGGGGTCAGTTGGCTGCCGTCGGGCTCCCAGTGCGGCTGATTGTCCGCAACCAGGCCCTGGCCGATCATCACGCCGATGGTGATCCCGTCGCCGCCCGGCACCTCCCCGACGTCGAAGCGGGCGATGTCGTCGCCGTCGACCTGCGCCGGGCAGGTCTGCTTCGAGCCGGCCGCGCCGATGAAACAACTGGCGTCGCGGGCCCCGCCCGGCACCCGCGCACTGATCGTCAGGTCGCGGATCGGCGGTGCATCCGGATCCGGCGCGATGGCGTCCCAGTAGAACTCGTCGAAGGTGTCCTGCGGCCGGATCGCGCCCTCGACCTCGTAGGAGATGATGTAGGTCTCGGATCTGTCGACCGTGCGGTTCGGGTCGCCGATCCGGATCTGCTTGGTCCGGTCCCGGCCGCTGCCGAAGTCCTCCTCCGAGGTCTGGGTGGGCGCGCCGGTGGGACTCTCCACCCGGACGTTCTTGATCGGGAAGACCATGTCCTGGCCGGGCCGGTCGGGGTCGGGCTCGCGCGTGGTGATGTTGTAGAAGATGCCCCGGCGCTCGCCCGGGCCGAACTGGTAGTCGATGGTGGCCGTCACCGACACCACCCCGGAGTCGTTGACCACGTAGTCGATCGTGTAGGCGTTGATCACGTCGCCGTCGGCCGCGCGGGCGATGCCGGGGGTCAGCCCGAGCAGCGCCAGCATCGCGATCGCCGCCACGGCTGCAACACGGCGGGCCAGCATCCGCATCAGCGCCTCCCCCGCCCGGTCACGGCACGCTTGTTGCGTTGGGCCAGGGCCCGCTGCGCCTCTCGGTCGGCATCGCGCCTGGCGATCGTCTGCCGCTTGTCGAACTCGCGCTTGCCGGTTGCGACAGCGAGTTCGATCTTGGCGTACCCGTCGCTGAAATACAGCGACAGCGGCACCAGCGTCGTGCCCGAGGAGCCGAGCGCGCGCTCGAGCCGGGCGATCTCCTTGCGGTTCAGCAGCAGCTTGCGGGTACGCCGGGCCGTGTGGTTGGTCCAGGTGCCGTGGGAGTACTCGGGGATGTGCGCCGAGCGGAGCCAGACCTCGCCGTCGTCGACGGTGGCGAAGGCGTCGGCGAGCGATGCCCGGCCCTCCCGCAGTGACTTCACCTCGGTGCCGGTGAGCACCAGTCCCGCCTCGTAGGTGTCGCCGATCGCATAGTCGTGGCGCGCCTTCTTGTTCTGGGCGACCATCGTCTTGCCCTGTTCCCTCGGCATGGTCCCCATCATGCCCGGCGGGGGGCGCACGCCGAAGCGCCCGCCCCCGGGGATCGCCGGGGGCGGGCGCTTCTGGCGATCAGATCCGCACGCCGTTGCGGCCGAGCCAGGCGCGCGGGTCCTTTGCGGAGTAGACGCTGCCCGGGGTGGCGCCGCGCGGGTAGTACTCGAAGTGCAGGTGCGGCCCGGTGACGTTGCCGGTCGAGCCCGTGTAGCCGATCACGTCACCCTTCTTCACCACCTCGCCGCGCGAGGCCTTCTTGCGGCTCATGTGCGCATAGAGGGTGGACTCGCCGTTGCTGTGCCGCAGGATCACGTGGTTCCCGGCCCAGCCGCCGGCGCTCGAGCTCATCACCACGCCGTCCTTGGCCGCCCGGATCGGCGTACCCGTCCCGGTGCCGCCGAAGTCGAGCCCGGTGTGGTAGCGCGCCCACAGTCCGGTCTGGCCGAAGACGGCAGAGATCCGGTAGTCGCCCGGCGCGATCGGTGAGACCGCCGCGGCCCGGGAGGACTTGGTTGCGTTGCGGCTGTTCGACGACTTCGACTTCTTGGCGGGCTCGGCCTTCTTCTTGCCCGAGTCCTTCTCGTCGTCGTCCTTCTTGTCCTCGCGCTCGGACTTCGCCTTCTTCTCGGCCTCGGCCTTCTTCGCGGCCTCTTCCGCGCGCTTCTTCTCCTCGGCGCGCTTCTTTGCCGCAGCCTCGCGCTCCTTGCGCTCGGCCTCGGCCTTCCTCTTCTGCTCCGCTGCGTACTCGTCCAGCTTGCGCTGCGCGTCGGCCGACTCAGCCTCCATCTCGGCGACCCGGTTCTTGTCCTTCTGCACCTGGGCCGCGAGATCGGCCTCGGCCCGCTTGTTGGTGGCGACCAGATCGGCGATCGCGGACTCCTCGGCCTGCGCATCGGCCTCGAGCTGTTCCATGTCGGCGAGATTCGCGGCCGCCGCCCGGCGGTCCTCCTCGGCCTGCTCCTCGGCCTCGGCCTGCTTCTTCTTCGCCGCCTCCAGCTTGCGCTGGGCCTCGGACAGGGCGTCCATCTTCGCCTGGGCGGTGTCGAACATCGTGGTGGACCACTGCATCCGGGTCTGCAGGGTGCCGGCGGTGGTGCTGTCGACGACCATCGCCATCCCGACCAGGCCGTTCTGCTGCTGGTACTGGTCACGGACCACGTCGCCGATCAGCGCGCGCTGACGGTCCACCCGATCCTGGTTGGCGGCGACGGCGGCCTTTGCCTGTTCCAGCTTCTCCTGGGCCTCCGACAGCCGGATCGCCATCTGCTCGTCCCGCTCGCGGGCCTCGGCCAACTCACCCTGAATGCGTTCCAGCTCGTCGCGGGCCTGGCTCAGCCGCGAGCGCGCGTCGTCCAGTGCGGCCTGGGCATCGCTCAGGTCCACCGAGCTGTTGTCGAGGGTGTCGCGGGCCTTGCCCAGTTGCTGGTCGGCCTCCTTCTTGGCGTCCTCGGCGGGATTCGCCAGCGCGGTCGGCACGGCGAGCCCGAAGCTCAGGGCCGCGGCCGCGAGCACCGCGGCGAGACGTCGGGGCATCCGGCGATCGGCGCCAACCAACCGGGGTCGGCTGTGCGTCCGGTGTGCCGCGGGGGGAAGTTCCCGGTCCACTGTCATCTCCCAATCCGTTCGGTGACATCGCGGCTGATCGGGTCAGACCCGAGTCAGACGCGAAGGTACCTTCGCGTTGCTATGAGCGTCGGAATTATTGACAACAGCAGTCCCACGAGTGCAACCCCCAAACAGGCCCACAGCACGTGTTGCGGGCCGATCCAGGGTGAAGCCTGAATCAAGACTTGAACCTTTTCGGTGATGAGGAAGTAAACCCCTGCGGCCAATGTGACGCATGCGAGACCCGCGCCGACCACGGCCGCCAGCAGGGCCTCGAGCAGGAACGGCAACATGATGTAGAGGTTGGACGCCCCGACCAGCCGCATGATGCCGATGTCGCGGCGGCGGGCGAAGGCCGCGACCCGGACCATGTTGCCGATCTGCAGCGCGGCGGCCACCAGCAACAACACCGATGCGATGATCGCGCCCCACTGCAGGACCCCGAGCCACTCGAACAACGGGTCCAGCACCTCGTGCAGGTCGCGTACCGCCTGCACCCCCGGCAGCCCCTCGACCGCCGTGACCACGCCCCGGTACTCCTCGGGATTGACCAGCTTGATCCGGAACGACTCCTGCATGTCCTCCGGCCGCAGGGTGTCCTGGATCGGGCTGCCCTCGAATGCGCGCCGGAACTCCTCGTAGGCCATCTCCTTGGTCTCGAAGTAGACCTCGGCCACCTCGGAGTTGGAACGCAGGGTCTGCTCGATGGTCTGGCGCTGCGCATCCGTCACGTTCTCGCCCTGCGTGCAGTTGGGCCCGACGGAGGCCTGGTTGCACAAGAAGACCGAGATCTCGATCTTGTCGTACCAGCGGTCCTTCATCAGGTCGACCTGCTGGTTGGCGAGCAGGCCGGCACCGAACAGGGTCAGCGACACCCACATCGTCACGATCACCGCGATGGTCATCGTGAGGTTGCGGCGCAGACCCGACAGGGTCTCGGAGAAGGTGTGGCGCATCAGCGGTCCTGGGGGTTCCGGGGGGCGGTCAGGC harbors:
- a CDS encoding DUF2207 domain-containing protein, producing MRMLARRVAAVAAIAMLALLGLTPGIARAADGDVINAYTIDYVVNDSGVVSVTATIDYQFGPGERRGIFYNITTREPDPDRPGQDMVFPIKNVRVESPTGAPTQTSEEDFGSGRDRTKQIRIGDPNRTVDRSETYIISYEVEGAIRPQDTFDEFYWDAIAPDPDAPPIRDLTISARVPGGARDASCFIGAAGSKQTCPAQVDGDDIARFDVGEVPGGDGITIGVMIGQGLVADNQPHWEPDGSQLTPSQLTGLGAIGAAFAVVAVGSPLIGRAWWRRNGRDERFVGLPPGTVPTGGAAAAVAPTDPKIQIPVAFAPPKIPVGEGGYVIDGKITGEETAATLVDLAVRGAVRIRAAGPREYDVELVDPAKMATPEDRAFLPALFPGLRVGDVIDLGRTAALHRPSQALDSVITSEVHRHGWFKTPPRAGGLAGIAVLIFAVVAAVIFLGPIGFLAVVVLAPPLITVMVINHKLGRGVRTAAGRAVTDQVEGFRTYLATAEARQLRFEEGQDIFSRYLPWAIVFNLADRWQGVCEEAMKLGVIPQYTPTWYVGSPGWGYFNAGLLAGSMQSASAPPPPPPSTSSGSGFGSGGSSFGGGGFSGGGGGGASVGSW
- a CDS encoding M23 family metallopeptidase: MPRRLAAVLAAAALSFGLAVPTALANPAEDAKKEADQQLGKARDTLDNSSVDLSDAQAALDDARSRLSQARDELERIQGELAEARERDEQMAIRLSEAQEKLEQAKAAVAANQDRVDRQRALIGDVVRDQYQQQNGLVGMAMVVDSTTAGTLQTRMQWSTTMFDTAQAKMDALSEAQRKLEAAKKKQAEAEEQAEEDRRAAAANLADMEQLEADAQAEESAIADLVATNKRAEADLAAQVQKDKNRVAEMEAESADAQRKLDEYAAEQKRKAEAERKEREAAAKKRAEEKKRAEEAAKKAEAEKKAKSEREDKKDDDEKDSGKKKAEPAKKSKSSNSRNATKSSRAAAVSPIAPGDYRISAVFGQTGLWARYHTGLDFGGTGTGTPIRAAKDGVVMSSSAGGWAGNHVILRHSNGESTLYAHMSRKKASRGEVVKKGDVIGYTGSTGNVTGPHLHFEYYPRGATPGSVYSAKDPRAWLGRNGVRI
- the smpB gene encoding SsrA-binding protein SmpB yields the protein MPREQGKTMVAQNKKARHDYAIGDTYEAGLVLTGTEVKSLREGRASLADAFATVDDGEVWLRSAHIPEYSHGTWTNHTARRTRKLLLNRKEIARLERALGSSGTTLVPLSLYFSDGYAKIELAVATGKREFDKRQTIARRDADREAQRALAQRNKRAVTGRGRR
- the ftsX gene encoding permease-like cell division protein FtsX; amino-acid sequence: MRHTFSETLSGLRRNLTMTIAVIVTMWVSLTLFGAGLLANQQVDLMKDRWYDKIEISVFLCNQASVGPNCTQGENVTDAQRQTIEQTLRSNSEVAEVYFETKEMAYEEFRRAFEGSPIQDTLRPEDMQESFRIKLVNPEEYRGVVTAVEGLPGVQAVRDLHEVLDPLFEWLGVLQWGAIIASVLLLVAAALQIGNMVRVAAFARRRDIGIMRLVGASNLYIMLPFLLEALLAAVVGAGLACVTLAAGVYFLITEKVQVLIQASPWIGPQHVLWACLGVALVGLLLSIIPTLIATRRYLRV